From the Deinococcus aerius genome, one window contains:
- a CDS encoding carbohydrate ABC transporter permease, with translation MFRRGQSTTTAYLFLAPFLISTAIFFFYAFARAIYYSFTDFNLFNSPQLIGVQPYTQVVADPSFQRALTNSLIFAVVTTTLQTIFALLMAVALNNKLRGMAFFRSAWYMPSITSSVVITLIFLWLFQRRGIANYLITQWQTYQPLILTFLIGLVVAQVIQVLLERRSGLPARWTDPALAAVSALASLVVTAGLVWAGVTGPREVAPFDYQYFADKWITVGGVQILSIPLLVVIIQNTFTTVPTLMLFFLAGLQNIPGALYEAADIDGATPFQKLMNVTVPNLRPVTFYVITVGLIGTMQMFDQVAVIGSAAPQDTLITLAFYVYTNTFKAGAAPVNLAAAAAIILALLILAMVFVQRRFFPSEAR, from the coding sequence ATGTTCCGAAGAGGCCAGTCCACCACGACCGCCTACCTGTTCCTCGCGCCGTTCCTGATCTCCACGGCGATCTTTTTCTTCTACGCCTTCGCGCGGGCGATCTACTACTCGTTCACCGACTTCAACCTGTTCAACAGCCCGCAACTGATCGGGGTGCAACCCTACACCCAGGTGGTCGCCGACCCGTCGTTCCAGCGGGCGCTGACGAACAGCCTGATCTTCGCCGTCGTCACCACCACCCTCCAGACCATCTTCGCCCTGCTGATGGCCGTCGCGCTGAACAACAAGCTGCGCGGGATGGCCTTTTTCCGCTCCGCGTGGTACATGCCCTCGATCACGAGTTCCGTGGTGATCACCCTGATCTTCCTGTGGCTCTTCCAGCGGCGGGGGATCGCCAACTACCTGATCACCCAGTGGCAGACGTACCAGCCCTTGATCCTGACCTTCCTGATAGGGCTGGTGGTCGCGCAGGTCATCCAGGTGCTGCTGGAACGCCGCAGTGGGCTGCCCGCCCGCTGGACGGACCCGGCGCTCGCGGCGGTGAGCGCCCTGGCCTCCCTCGTGGTCACGGCGGGGCTGGTCTGGGCCGGGGTGACCGGACCGCGAGAGGTGGCGCCCTTCGACTACCAGTACTTCGCGGACAAGTGGATCACCGTGGGCGGGGTGCAGATCCTCAGCATCCCCCTCCTCGTCGTCATCATCCAGAACACCTTCACGACCGTGCCCACGCTGATGCTGTTCTTCCTGGCGGGGCTCCAGAACATCCCCGGCGCCCTGTACGAGGCCGCCGACATCGACGGGGCCACGCCCTTTCAGAAGCTGATGAACGTCACGGTGCCGAACCTGCGCCCCGTGACCTTTTACGTCATCACCGTGGGCCTGATCGGCACCATGCAGATGTTCGACCAGGTGGCGGTGATCGGCTCGGCGGCGCCGCAAGACACCCTGATTACCCTGGCGTTCTACGTCTACACCAACACCTTCAAGGCCGGGGCCGCGCCGGTGAACCTCGCGGCGGCGGCGGCGATCATCCTGGCGCTCCTCATCCTGGCGATGGTCTTTGTCCAGCGCCGCTTCTTCCCCTCGGAGGCGCGCTGA
- a CDS encoding ABC transporter substrate-binding protein: MKKVLTLSLGLALLAASASAQTATKTVKINGYGGTDQTLVNDLINRFVKPQMAKDGVTVVYQPLQGDYNKALTTLLAANTAGDVMYLPGETVDGFVATGKILPLNGLVSTTPFIKSLNTAFTRNGKLYAIAKDFNTLTLVYNKDLFDEAGVAYPNNNDTWTSLATKLRTLKQKLGNDYYGTCLQPNFDRFGAFAYATGWQQFGANGKTNLADPRFAEAFNWYTGLAKDKVGVQPSELSAGWNGDCLKSGKVAVAIEGGWIVNFLRDNAPNLKYGTALLPKNDKTGKRGNFLYTVGWAINSGTKNRAAAVKVLNILTSPQVQEYVLQQGLAIPSRSSLTNSAYFKKADPGAQNAKLVFDGADDGYVRAFTFGPKGPDWAKPINEALAAVLSGQKSAADALKKAQADMTTFQSR; this comes from the coding sequence ATGAAGAAAGTTCTGACGCTCAGCCTCGGCCTCGCCCTGCTCGCCGCCAGCGCGTCTGCCCAGACCGCGACCAAGACGGTCAAGATCAACGGGTACGGCGGCACCGACCAGACGCTGGTGAACGACCTGATCAACCGCTTCGTTAAGCCGCAGATGGCCAAAGACGGGGTGACGGTCGTGTACCAACCGCTGCAAGGGGACTACAACAAGGCGCTGACCACCCTGCTCGCCGCGAACACCGCGGGCGACGTGATGTACCTCCCCGGCGAGACGGTCGATGGCTTCGTCGCCACCGGGAAGATCCTGCCGCTGAACGGCCTGGTGAGCACCACCCCCTTCATCAAGAGCCTGAACACCGCCTTTACCCGTAACGGCAAGCTCTACGCCATCGCCAAGGACTTCAACACGCTGACCCTGGTGTACAACAAGGACCTCTTCGACGAGGCGGGCGTGGCGTACCCCAACAACAACGACACGTGGACCAGCCTGGCGACGAAGCTGCGGACCCTGAAGCAGAAGCTGGGCAACGACTACTACGGCACGTGCCTCCAGCCCAACTTCGACCGCTTCGGGGCCTTTGCCTACGCCACCGGCTGGCAGCAGTTCGGCGCGAACGGCAAGACCAACCTGGCCGACCCGCGTTTCGCGGAAGCCTTCAACTGGTACACCGGGCTGGCGAAGGACAAGGTGGGCGTGCAGCCCAGCGAGCTCTCGGCGGGCTGGAACGGCGACTGCCTGAAGAGCGGCAAGGTCGCGGTCGCCATCGAGGGCGGCTGGATCGTGAACTTCCTGCGCGACAACGCCCCCAACCTGAAGTACGGCACCGCCCTGCTGCCGAAGAACGACAAGACCGGCAAGCGCGGCAACTTCCTGTACACGGTGGGCTGGGCGATCAACTCCGGCACCAAGAACCGGGCGGCGGCCGTCAAGGTGCTGAACATCCTGACCAGCCCGCAGGTGCAGGAGTACGTGCTCCAGCAGGGCCTGGCCATCCCCAGCCGCTCCTCGCTGACGAACAGCGCCTACTTCAAGAAGGCAGACCCCGGCGCTCAGAACGCCAAGCTGGTCTTCGATGGGGCGGACGACGGCTACGTGCGCGCCTTTACCTTCGGGCCCAAGGGGCCCGACTGGGCCAAGCCCATCAACGAGGCGCTGGCCGCCGTGCTGAGCGGGCAGAAGAGCGCCGCCGACGCCCTGAAAAAGGCGCAGGCGGACATGACCACCTTCCAGAGCCGTTAA
- a CDS encoding LacI family DNA-binding transcriptional regulator — MTRPTIDDIARASGVSKGTVSRVINGHANVAALTRERVQEVMSRLGYAPDPAAQHLSWRKGHTLGLSLASDDPLLSPYHVLFREALERHTAPMGVQPVFLRGDLREVRRLPSAVLVLHAVEDDPRLSFLRERGVPAVLIGHQPGFCWVAPDDEGGAHLATSELLRAGHRRLAYLGRGPSQVARDRERGFLRAARAAGAEVTVLEADFTVLSGYRAVRRAWEGGARFTGLFAQSDESAAGAIAALEDLRLRVPGDVSVVGFDGLPELPLPLRLTTVAQDIPRIVRTALDLMQEAMSGQPPRGEFVPVHLVPGATVSSVSGASSPGGMP, encoded by the coding sequence ATGACTCGACCCACCATCGACGACATCGCCCGGGCCTCGGGCGTGAGCAAGGGGACGGTCAGCCGCGTGATCAACGGGCACGCCAACGTCGCCGCGCTCACCCGCGAGCGGGTCCAGGAGGTGATGAGCCGCCTGGGCTACGCGCCCGACCCCGCCGCCCAGCACCTGAGCTGGCGCAAGGGCCACACGCTGGGCCTGTCGCTGGCGTCGGACGACCCCCTGCTCAGCCCGTACCACGTGCTGTTCCGGGAGGCGCTGGAGCGCCACACCGCGCCCATGGGCGTGCAGCCCGTCTTCCTGCGGGGCGACCTGCGCGAGGTCAGGCGGCTGCCCAGCGCCGTCCTCGTGCTGCACGCGGTGGAGGACGACCCCCGGTTGAGCTTCCTGCGCGAGCGGGGCGTCCCCGCCGTCCTGATCGGCCACCAGCCCGGCTTCTGCTGGGTGGCCCCCGACGACGAGGGCGGGGCGCACCTCGCCACGAGCGAGCTGCTGCGCGCGGGACACCGCCGCCTGGCCTACCTGGGGCGCGGTCCCAGCCAGGTGGCGCGCGACCGCGAGCGGGGGTTCCTGCGGGCCGCGCGGGCCGCCGGGGCAGAGGTCACCGTATTGGAGGCCGACTTCACGGTGCTGTCCGGCTACCGGGCGGTGCGGCGGGCCTGGGAGGGGGGCGCGCGCTTCACCGGCCTCTTCGCCCAGAGTGACGAAAGTGCGGCTGGCGCCATCGCCGCCCTGGAGGACCTGCGGCTGCGGGTGCCGGGGGACGTGTCGGTCGTGGGCTTCGACGGCCTGCCCGAGCTGCCCCTGCCGCTGCGCCTCACCACCGTCGCGCAGGACATCCCCCGCATCGTTCGCACCGCGCTCGACCTGATGCAGGAGGCCATGTCGGGGCAGCCGCCCCGTGGCGAATTCGTTCCCGTCCACCTCGTTCCCGGCGCGACCGTCTCCAGCGTGAGCGGCGCGTCCTCCCCCGGAGGGATGCCATGA
- a CDS encoding XdhC family protein, with amino-acid sequence MNAAETRALLTALTAALSRGQGAALATVVGVRGSAYRREGTRMLVLDDGAQVCMLSGGCLEAEVVEVALEVIRSGVPALAHYDLSEDATWGLGIGCGGSVDVRVERVDPGDPVTAGWLAALGEGRAAALAVPLTGEGRVLVLPGGEVVGGLPEEPLHTFAVEAARTRLSMREPRAVTLAAPDGTPIFIDVNVPPPGLVIYGAGHDAVPLAAQAHALGYDLHVIDPRPAYLTPGRFPGATLHSLSPEELGRFTPGERAHLIVMNHHLDRDRVCLAHALRSGAEYVGVLGPRSRAEDLLRALEAEGTAFTPEQLARLRSPIGLRLGAEAPEEVALSILAELMAWRRGYDGGFLSGHPGRIHDADTHARFPGG; translated from the coding sequence GTGAACGCTGCTGAGACGCGCGCCCTGCTGACGGCGCTGACCGCCGCCCTGTCGAGGGGGCAGGGGGCGGCCCTCGCCACCGTCGTGGGCGTGCGGGGCAGCGCCTACCGCCGCGAGGGGACCCGGATGCTCGTCCTCGACGACGGCGCCCAGGTCTGCATGCTCTCCGGCGGCTGCCTGGAGGCCGAGGTGGTGGAGGTCGCGCTGGAGGTCATCCGCAGCGGCGTTCCCGCGCTCGCCCACTACGACCTGTCGGAGGACGCGACCTGGGGCCTGGGGATCGGCTGCGGGGGCAGTGTGGACGTGCGGGTGGAGCGGGTGGACCCGGGGGACCCGGTGACGGCGGGGTGGCTCGCCGCGCTGGGGGAAGGACGGGCGGCGGCGCTCGCCGTGCCGCTGACCGGGGAGGGGCGGGTCCTCGTCCTGCCGGGTGGGGAGGTCGTCGGCGGTCTGCCGGAGGAGCCTCTGCACACGTTCGCGGTGGAGGCGGCGCGCACCCGTCTGAGTATGCGGGAGCCGCGCGCCGTCACCCTGGCCGCCCCGGACGGCACCCCCATCTTCATCGACGTGAACGTGCCCCCGCCGGGGCTCGTCATCTACGGGGCGGGCCACGATGCCGTGCCGCTCGCCGCGCAGGCGCACGCCCTGGGGTACGACCTCCACGTGATCGACCCGCGCCCCGCCTACCTGACGCCCGGGCGCTTTCCCGGGGCCACGCTGCATTCCCTTTCCCCCGAGGAGTTGGGCCGCTTCACGCCGGGCGAACGCGCCCACCTGATCGTGATGAACCACCACCTCGACCGCGACCGGGTGTGTCTGGCCCACGCCCTGCGCTCGGGGGCCGAGTATGTGGGCGTCCTGGGTCCCCGCTCCCGTGCCGAGGACCTGCTGCGCGCGCTGGAGGCCGAGGGGACCGCCTTCACCCCGGAGCAGCTCGCCCGGCTGCGCTCCCCCATTGGCCTCCGTCTGGGCGCCGAGGCCCCGGAGGAGGTCGCCCTGTCCATCCTCGCGGAACTCATGGCCTGGCGGCGGGGGTACGACGGCGGCTTTCTCAGCGGTCACCCTGGCCGTATCCACGACGCGGACACCCACGCCCGCTTCCCGGGGGGGTAA
- a CDS encoding carbohydrate kinase family protein has product MTDRNPLVSLGDLAWDVLAKPDTMLLPGGDTTGRLELSGGGSAANLAVWARRAGYPATFVGKIGRDRFGELATAELRAEGVRAELTLSDEHPTGVILALIDRRGQRAMLTGQGADWELLPGELPGEVLRGGRHLHLTAWSLFRDPPRGAALAAARIAKEAGATLSLDPGSFQMIQQMGRENFLHVVDDIPFDVIFPNDDEARAMSGETDHGRALSWLRDRYPQALVVLKMDEEGALLEGPGQPRVHVPATPDTLTDATGAGDAFGGAFLAGWLTHGDAVRSARLAVQVGGWVVSRFGARPPADAELRARLDRFSLSGVGA; this is encoded by the coding sequence ATGACTGACCGCAACCCTCTCGTGTCGCTGGGTGACCTGGCCTGGGACGTGCTCGCCAAACCCGACACCATGCTGCTGCCGGGGGGCGACACGACCGGGCGGCTGGAACTCTCCGGGGGCGGCTCGGCGGCGAACCTGGCCGTGTGGGCGCGCCGCGCCGGGTATCCCGCCACCTTCGTCGGCAAAATTGGCCGCGACCGCTTCGGGGAGCTGGCGACCGCCGAGCTGCGGGCCGAGGGCGTGCGCGCGGAACTCACCCTGAGTGACGAGCATCCCACCGGCGTGATCCTCGCCCTGATCGACCGCCGCGGCCAGCGCGCCATGCTGACCGGGCAGGGGGCCGACTGGGAGCTGCTGCCGGGAGAACTGCCCGGCGAGGTGCTGCGGGGCGGGCGGCACCTGCACCTGACGGCCTGGAGCCTCTTCCGCGACCCGCCGCGGGGGGCGGCGCTGGCGGCGGCGCGGATCGCCAAGGAGGCCGGGGCCACCCTCAGCCTCGACCCCGGGAGCTTTCAGATGATCCAGCAGATGGGCCGCGAGAACTTCCTGCACGTCGTGGACGACATCCCCTTCGACGTGATCTTTCCCAACGACGACGAGGCCCGCGCCATGAGCGGCGAGACGGACCACGGGCGGGCGCTGAGTTGGCTGCGGGACCGCTACCCGCAGGCGCTCGTCGTGCTCAAGATGGACGAGGAGGGCGCCCTGCTGGAGGGTCCCGGGCAGCCCCGCGTCCACGTTCCCGCCACCCCCGACACCCTGACCGACGCGACCGGGGCGGGGGACGCTTTCGGCGGCGCGTTCCTCGCCGGGTGGCTGACCCACGGCGACGCGGTGCGCTCGGCGCGGCTCGCCGTGCAGGTGGGCGGCTGGGTCGTCTCGCGCTTCGGGGCGCGGCCCCCCGCCGACGCGGAACTGCGCGCCCGGCTGGACCGCTTCAGCCTCAGCGGGGTGGGGGCGTGA
- the mltG gene encoding endolytic transglycosylase MltG, whose amino-acid sequence MTRLGRRGPPWWVWLLLALLVLLLLAAGGAFLYLRSLTLPAGGKPYTLEVKPGDTLAGVARELEQRGIVKNARALRFVMDRNGTAGSLKEGLYDLTGTMNLYQVADKLAGPARIPTVSLTVPEGWRIKDIPPIFGKAGFDPAGVRAALNDASLSPYARGKQKNLEGFVFPATYEFRVKEKPEDAVREMVERMEREFTPENVAKAKALGLGVRDWVILASMVQAEAANDAEMPVIAGVFLNRLRDGISLGSDPTVAYGLGKDLPDLDRPAGDFTRDTPYNTYTRMGLPAGPINNPGQAALLSVLSPKRELPDGRDALYFLHGLNGKIYVNHDYAAHLRDVARYR is encoded by the coding sequence GTGACCCGGCTGGGGCGGCGGGGTCCGCCGTGGTGGGTGTGGCTCCTCCTCGCGCTCCTGGTGCTGCTCTTGCTGGCCGCCGGGGGTGCCTTCCTGTACCTGCGCAGCCTCACGCTGCCCGCGGGGGGAAAGCCCTACACGCTGGAGGTCAAGCCGGGCGACACGCTGGCGGGCGTGGCCCGCGAGCTGGAGCAGCGCGGCATCGTCAAAAACGCCCGCGCCCTGCGTTTCGTCATGGACCGCAACGGCACGGCGGGCAGCCTCAAGGAGGGGCTGTACGACCTGACCGGCACCATGAACCTGTATCAGGTGGCCGACAAGCTGGCGGGACCGGCGCGCATCCCCACCGTGAGCCTGACCGTCCCCGAGGGGTGGCGGATCAAGGACATCCCCCCCATCTTCGGGAAGGCGGGCTTTGACCCGGCGGGGGTCCGGGCCGCGCTGAACGACGCCAGCCTGAGCCCGTACGCGCGGGGCAAGCAGAAGAACCTGGAGGGCTTCGTGTTTCCCGCCACCTACGAGTTCCGGGTGAAGGAGAAGCCGGAAGACGCCGTGCGGGAGATGGTGGAGCGCATGGAGCGGGAGTTCACGCCGGAGAACGTGGCGAAGGCGAAGGCCCTGGGGCTCGGCGTGCGCGACTGGGTGATCCTCGCCAGCATGGTGCAGGCCGAGGCGGCGAACGACGCGGAGATGCCCGTTATCGCCGGGGTGTTCCTCAACCGCCTGCGCGACGGCATCTCGCTGGGCAGCGACCCCACCGTGGCCTACGGGTTGGGCAAGGACCTGCCCGACCTCGACCGCCCCGCCGGGGACTTCACCCGGGACACGCCGTATAACACCTACACGCGCATGGGTCTTCCCGCCGGTCCCATCAACAACCCCGGCCAGGCGGCGCTGCTGAGCGTCCTGAGCCCCAAGCGTGAGCTGCCCGATGGCCGCGACGCCCTGTACTTCCTGCACGGGCTGAACGGCAAGATCTACGTGAATCACGACTACGCGGCCCACCTGCGCGACGTGGCCCGCTACCGCTGA
- a CDS encoding YetF domain-containing protein: MSGADTVPFDWARMWLGDVPPLFLLEIVFRTAVIFLWLLLLLRFTGKRGLAQLSPLELAIVIGLGSAAGDPLFYPEVPLLHAMLALALVVGFQRLMAVLVIRSERVETFIEGAPVELVRDGVISLRALGGASLSREDLFERLRAGGVRQLGEVQRAYFEQDGNLSVFRHTEDAPVGLPIVPPWDLEPPRKIPAGTPHVGAVACLNCAHTLHAAGPLPPCPICACDTWTPATTDPLGSGSSSPDPAQGGQERGPKFAGRGEGVGDWAAHLAPVPCPFTPTRPPPSRGRGFFGDPRGFSFPPRTFVHH, translated from the coding sequence TTGAGCGGCGCGGACACCGTGCCCTTCGATTGGGCGCGAATGTGGCTGGGCGACGTGCCGCCCCTCTTCCTGCTGGAGATCGTCTTTCGCACCGCCGTGATCTTCCTGTGGCTGCTCCTGCTGCTTCGCTTTACCGGCAAGCGCGGCCTGGCGCAGCTCAGCCCGCTGGAACTCGCCATCGTGATCGGGCTGGGGTCGGCGGCGGGGGACCCCCTGTTCTACCCGGAGGTCCCGCTGCTGCACGCCATGCTGGCCCTCGCGCTCGTCGTGGGCTTTCAGCGGCTGATGGCGGTGCTGGTGATCCGCAGCGAGCGGGTCGAGACCTTTATCGAGGGCGCGCCCGTCGAACTCGTCCGGGACGGCGTGATCTCCCTGCGGGCGCTGGGCGGCGCCAGCCTCAGCCGCGAGGACCTCTTCGAGCGCCTGCGCGCCGGGGGTGTTCGGCAACTCGGCGAGGTGCAGCGCGCGTACTTCGAGCAGGACGGCAACCTGAGCGTCTTTCGCCACACGGAGGACGCCCCGGTGGGCCTGCCCATCGTGCCGCCCTGGGACCTGGAGCCGCCCCGGAAGATTCCGGCGGGCACTCCTCATGTGGGCGCGGTCGCCTGCCTGAACTGCGCCCATACGCTGCATGCCGCAGGCCCTTTGCCCCCCTGCCCGATCTGCGCCTGCGACACCTGGACCCCGGCGACGACGGACCCGCTGGGAAGCGGGAGCAGTTCGCCAGACCCGGCCCAGGGAGGCCAGGAGCGCGGACCGAAGTTCGCCGGGCGGGGGGAGGGGGTGGGTGACTGGGCAGCCCATTTGGCTCCGGTGCCATGCCCGTTCACCCCCACCCGGCCTCCCCCCTCAAGGGGGAGGGGCTTTTTTGGCGATCCACGCGGCTTTTCTTTTCCACCGAGGACGTTCGTGCATCACTGA
- a CDS encoding 2Fe-2S iron-sulfur cluster-binding protein — MTQNTVGITVEGYGVVTAREGERLVLALERGGVDILHRCGGQARCTTCRVSFQEGEPDRMTVAEYTKLEEKGLLGQARLSCQIECEDGMALTPLQTTKLTGLEPGKAPADHIEPEPEWTTRPGASTEG; from the coding sequence ATGACGCAGAACACGGTCGGGATCACGGTCGAGGGGTACGGGGTCGTCACGGCGCGGGAGGGCGAGCGGCTGGTGCTGGCGCTGGAACGGGGCGGGGTGGATATCCTCCACCGCTGCGGCGGCCAGGCCCGCTGCACGACCTGCCGGGTGAGCTTTCAGGAAGGCGAGCCCGACCGCATGACGGTCGCCGAATACACCAAGCTGGAGGAAAAGGGCCTGCTGGGCCAGGCGCGGCTCTCCTGCCAGATCGAGTGCGAGGATGGCATGGCCCTGACCCCCCTCCAGACGACGAAACTCACCGGCCTAGAGCCGGGCAAGGCCCCCGCCGACCACATCGAGCCCGAGCCAGAATGGACCACCCGCCCCGGCGCCTCCACGGAGGGGTGA
- a CDS encoding alpha/beta fold hydrolase, giving the protein MLTHHQAVVNGVRLHYVAAGPEDGPPVVLLHGFPEFWRAWERQLGPLARAGFRVIAPDLRGYNLSEKPMGVDAYRVGVLQEDVAALIRTLGYKRARVVGHDWGGVIAWALAIRQPEVVERLVILNAPHPARARQVARKPAQWRRSWYIFFFQLPWLPERFLHRFGQWALHGTNPRAYTDEDQRLYRQAWDQPGAATGMINYYRALRRSGGGQGGVREATVRAPTLVLWGERDVALLPELADGLDRWVPDLRVVRFPRASHWVMRDEPVRVNNLLIDFLSDSPA; this is encoded by the coding sequence ATGCTGACCCACCATCAGGCGGTCGTGAACGGGGTGCGGCTCCACTACGTCGCGGCGGGACCGGAAGACGGGCCACCCGTGGTGCTTCTCCACGGCTTTCCCGAGTTCTGGCGGGCGTGGGAGCGGCAGCTTGGGCCCCTGGCCCGCGCGGGCTTCCGGGTGATCGCCCCTGACCTGCGCGGCTACAACCTCAGCGAGAAGCCGATGGGGGTGGACGCCTACCGGGTGGGCGTGTTGCAGGAGGACGTGGCCGCGCTCATCCGCACACTCGGCTACAAGCGCGCCCGGGTGGTGGGGCATGACTGGGGCGGCGTCATCGCCTGGGCGCTGGCAATCCGGCAGCCGGAGGTGGTGGAGCGGCTGGTGATCCTGAACGCCCCGCATCCGGCCCGGGCCCGGCAGGTCGCGCGCAAGCCCGCCCAGTGGCGGCGCTCGTGGTACATCTTCTTCTTCCAGCTTCCCTGGCTGCCCGAACGGTTCCTCCACCGCTTCGGCCAGTGGGCGCTGCACGGCACGAACCCGCGGGCGTACACCGACGAGGACCAGCGGCTCTACCGCCAGGCCTGGGACCAGCCGGGGGCCGCGACGGGGATGATCAACTACTACCGGGCGCTGCGGCGTTCGGGCGGGGGGCAAGGTGGGGTCCGGGAGGCCACGGTCCGTGCCCCCACCCTGGTCCTCTGGGGCGAGCGTGATGTGGCGCTGCTCCCCGAACTCGCCGACGGGCTGGACCGGTGGGTGCCGGACCTGCGGGTGGTGCGTTTTCCCCGGGCGAGCCACTGGGTCATGCGCGACGAGCCGGTGCGGGTGAACAACCTGCTGATCGACTTCCTTTCGGATTCGCCCGCCTGA
- a CDS encoding adenine deaminase gives MEAADAAGGRRERQRLVRVARGLEDGDLLVRGARVVQPATGEVFEADVLVAEGRVAALVGTGTGARAARTVEARGAFLAPGFMDAHVHIESSLLTPARFAAAVLPRGTTAVVAEPHEVVNVLGVRGLTWMLEAGRGSGLRVFASVPSCVPASEWERGGAEMNGAEVAETLRLPGVLGLAEMMNYPGVLGGDAHVWNVLEAGRHGRMDGHAPCVSGRDLQAYAAAGLHSDHEATTPEEARERLRAGLWLMVREGSAARNLEALLPVLRGRPRRAMLVSDDVSVDELLELGHLDRLLRACVAGGLHPADAISLVTCNPAEYWGLHALGLVAPGYHADFVLLSDLKDFEVLETFVGGVEARPGQTTPPLSGGGVDLGPGWDTATFDVPPHWPVMVVRPDQITTGVGAPGTGDARLVVADRYGRGEVAACWTSGTGLTGGALAVSVLHDAHNVAVLGGSDADVRAAGRALENLGGGVVVVAGGKVRASLPLPYAGLMSDLPPHEAAARLAEVTAAARALGCTLPYPVTTLSFLGLSVIPALKLTPRGLLDVNAWRLLPREPENQPVVAGTGP, from the coding sequence ATGGAAGCGGCAGACGCGGCGGGAGGGCGGCGGGAACGGCAGCGGCTGGTGCGTGTAGCGCGCGGCCTGGAGGACGGGGACCTGCTCGTGCGGGGCGCCCGGGTGGTGCAGCCCGCCACGGGTGAAGTTTTTGAGGCCGACGTGCTCGTGGCGGAGGGCCGGGTGGCCGCGCTGGTCGGAACCGGGACAGGTGCCCGGGCAGCGCGAACGGTGGAGGCGCGGGGGGCCTTCCTCGCGCCCGGCTTCATGGACGCGCACGTGCATATCGAGTCGAGCCTGCTGACGCCCGCGCGGTTTGCAGCGGCGGTGCTGCCAAGGGGCACCACGGCGGTCGTCGCCGAGCCGCACGAGGTCGTGAATGTCCTCGGCGTTCGCGGCCTGACCTGGATGCTGGAGGCGGGGCGGGGATCGGGCCTGCGCGTCTTCGCCTCGGTGCCCTCGTGCGTGCCCGCGAGTGAGTGGGAGCGGGGCGGGGCGGAGATGAATGGGGCGGAGGTCGCGGAAACCCTGCGCCTGCCCGGTGTGCTGGGGCTGGCGGAGATGATGAATTACCCGGGGGTGCTGGGCGGCGATGCCCACGTGTGGAACGTGCTGGAGGCCGGGCGGCATGGCCGAATGGACGGCCACGCCCCTTGCGTCTCGGGCCGCGACCTGCAAGCCTACGCGGCGGCGGGCCTGCACTCCGACCACGAGGCGACCACCCCGGAGGAGGCCCGCGAGCGGCTGCGCGCCGGGCTGTGGCTGATGGTGCGCGAGGGGTCGGCGGCCCGCAACCTGGAGGCCCTGCTCCCCGTGCTGCGGGGGCGCCCCCGCCGCGCCATGCTCGTCAGCGACGACGTGAGCGTGGACGAGTTGCTGGAGTTGGGGCACCTTGACCGGCTGCTGCGCGCGTGTGTGGCGGGCGGCCTGCATCCCGCCGACGCCATCTCACTCGTGACCTGCAACCCCGCCGAATACTGGGGCCTGCACGCCCTGGGGCTGGTCGCGCCAGGCTACCACGCGGACTTCGTCCTTCTGAGCGACCTGAAAGATTTCGAGGTGCTGGAAACCTTTGTGGGCGGCGTGGAGGCGCGGCCCGGCCAGACGACCCCCCCGCTTTCAGGGGGAGGCGTCGATCTGGGTCCGGGGTGGGACACCGCCACCTTCGATGTCCCCCCTCACTGGCCCGTGATGGTCGTCCGGCCCGACCAGATCACGACCGGGGTGGGGGCGCCGGGGACGGGCGACGCGCGGCTGGTCGTGGCGGACCGCTACGGGCGGGGCGAGGTCGCCGCCTGCTGGACCTCGGGTACCGGACTCACGGGAGGCGCGCTGGCGGTCAGCGTCCTGCACGACGCCCACAACGTCGCCGTGCTGGGGGGCAGCGACGCCGACGTGCGGGCGGCGGGGCGGGCGCTGGAGAACCTGGGGGGCGGCGTGGTCGTCGTGGCGGGGGGGAAGGTCCGCGCCAGCCTCCCCCTCCCCTACGCGGGCCTGATGAGCGACCTGCCGCCCCACGAGGCCGCCGCCCGCCTCGCCGAGGTTACAGCGGCGGCGCGGGCGCTGGGCTGCACCCTCCCCTACCCGGTCACCACCCTGAGTTTCCTGGGCCTGAGCGTGATTCCGGCGCTCAAGCTCACGCCTCGCGGCCTGCTCGACGTGAACGCCTGGCGCCTCCTCCCCCGCGAGCCGGAGAACCAGCCCGTGGTCGCCGGGACCGGGCCATGA